A window of the Listeria swaminathanii genome harbors these coding sequences:
- the yidA gene encoding sugar-phosphatase: MYKLIAIDIDGTLLTDDHKVTDEVKEAIRQAKLKGVKVVLCTGRPLVGVENYLTELDLREEGDYVISFNGAFVQDTFTKEVISHLTLGIEDLKDIYEVSLNSNLHMHFFDDKALYTPNCEIGKYTIVEAYLTGSQLIYKEIENVPDDFIMSKAMFIEEAPELEAGIAKMPESFRDKYHLVRSTPFYLEILNRDASKGNAVKELSEKLGIKQSEVICIGDQENDVTMLEFAGLGIAMGNAPERIKQLSDYTTASNNDSGVAKAIQKFVLDK, translated from the coding sequence TTGTATAAATTAATTGCGATTGATATTGATGGAACACTACTGACAGATGATCATAAGGTTACTGATGAAGTAAAAGAAGCCATTCGCCAAGCTAAATTAAAAGGTGTAAAAGTGGTTCTTTGTACTGGACGTCCGCTTGTTGGCGTAGAAAATTATTTAACAGAACTTGATTTACGTGAGGAAGGCGATTACGTTATTAGTTTTAACGGCGCATTTGTTCAAGATACATTTACAAAAGAAGTTATTTCTCACTTAACACTTGGTATCGAAGACTTAAAAGATATTTACGAAGTGAGCTTAAATAGCAATTTGCACATGCATTTCTTTGATGACAAAGCACTTTACACGCCAAACTGCGAAATTGGAAAATATACGATTGTTGAAGCATATCTTACTGGCAGCCAATTGATTTATAAAGAAATCGAAAACGTGCCGGATGATTTTATTATGTCGAAAGCAATGTTTATCGAAGAAGCACCAGAACTAGAAGCTGGTATTGCGAAAATGCCGGAATCTTTCCGCGATAAATATCATTTAGTTCGCAGCACCCCTTTCTACTTAGAAATTCTGAATCGTGATGCTAGTAAAGGTAATGCGGTAAAAGAACTTTCTGAAAAACTTGGCATTAAGCAAAGTGAAGTTATCTGCATTGGCGACCAAGAAAATGACGTTACGATGCTTGAATTCGCTGGACTTGGTATTGCGATGGGCAATGCTCCGGAAAGAATTAAGCAACTTTCTGACTATACGACTGCATCGAACAATGACAGTGGTGTCGCAAAAGCGATTCAAAAATTCGTGCTTGATAAATAA
- a CDS encoding ComEC/Rec2 family competence protein, producing MKKGILNVLLVFALIMGISVPSSIQAEAATPTIKVHFIDVGQGDAIYIKAPSGEDILIDAGNKGKGKIVVNYLKKLKVKDIDIMIASHSDADNIGGLPEVMNSIKVKSLYAPNSTNTTAAYKDFVNTAKKKKLAIKTAKAGVKLPVKGVNAQFVGPVKTYGKTDRNNWSAVLHVAYKKNTFLFTGDAQTKAENDMIKAKKTLRADVLKVSTQGSKSATSKAFVNVVKPKYAIISVGKNGYGHPTSQTVNTLTKAKAKVYRTDRNKTIVVTGNGSTYSIGK from the coding sequence ATGAAAAAAGGGATTTTAAACGTATTGTTGGTTTTTGCTTTAATTATGGGGATTTCGGTACCAAGTTCTATCCAAGCCGAAGCCGCTACACCAACAATAAAAGTACATTTTATTGATGTTGGCCAAGGGGATGCCATTTACATCAAAGCACCTAGTGGAGAAGATATTCTCATCGACGCAGGTAATAAAGGCAAAGGGAAAATTGTCGTTAATTATTTAAAGAAATTAAAAGTAAAAGATATCGACATCATGATTGCTTCTCATTCAGACGCTGATAATATTGGCGGCTTACCAGAAGTCATGAATAGCATCAAAGTAAAAAGTCTTTACGCACCAAATTCTACTAATACAACGGCGGCTTACAAAGATTTTGTGAATACTGCCAAAAAGAAAAAACTAGCTATTAAAACTGCCAAAGCTGGCGTAAAACTCCCTGTCAAAGGAGTAAATGCACAATTCGTCGGTCCTGTTAAAACTTACGGAAAAACCGATCGCAACAATTGGAGCGCAGTTCTCCACGTCGCATATAAGAAAAACACCTTCCTTTTTACAGGTGATGCACAAACAAAAGCTGAAAACGACATGATTAAAGCAAAGAAAACATTACGAGCTGATGTGTTAAAAGTTAGTACACAAGGCTCCAAATCCGCTACTAGCAAAGCTTTCGTCAATGTCGTAAAACCAAAATACGCCATTATTAGCGTCGGCAAAAACGGCTACGGTCACCCAACATCACAAACCGTCAATACGCTAACAAAAGCAAAAGCGAAAGTATATCGAACGGATCGTAATAAAACAATCGTTGTCACAGGTAACGGCTCCACCTATTCTATCGGAAAATAA
- a CDS encoding Crp/Fnr family transcriptional regulator — MAYPFNHKEFVAMMDQYNLKSNSITIPEHTILNDLVTENQDCVYLLKSGILAGYIDFDNDKIYSIFTANFFMGYYTIFENTPLVLTYQTLTECEVIIYKKKDIEYSLSLFPENFGFQYTIMRTIAKHGYYKSLLQYRDKKDQLAFVFEMLVKILDIPVEDGVAVLPKAISTTVIKNYCTLSKAFFYSQLKELKEAGIISKVKLQWRVNMEALLEKNDTIN, encoded by the coding sequence ATGGCCTATCCATTTAATCACAAAGAGTTTGTTGCAATGATGGATCAATACAATTTAAAATCCAACAGCATCACAATCCCTGAACATACCATTTTAAATGATTTAGTAACTGAAAATCAGGATTGTGTGTACTTACTTAAATCCGGTATATTGGCCGGATATATTGATTTCGATAATGACAAAATTTATTCTATATTCACAGCTAATTTTTTTATGGGATATTATACCATTTTCGAAAATACACCGCTTGTTTTAACTTATCAAACATTAACAGAATGCGAAGTTATCATATATAAGAAGAAAGATATTGAATATTCGCTTTCACTTTTCCCTGAAAATTTTGGTTTCCAGTACACGATTATGAGAACCATCGCAAAACATGGTTATTATAAATCGCTTTTACAGTATCGCGACAAAAAAGATCAATTAGCTTTTGTTTTTGAGATGCTTGTCAAAATTTTGGATATCCCAGTGGAAGATGGTGTAGCCGTACTACCAAAAGCAATTAGTACGACTGTCATTAAAAACTACTGTACCCTGTCCAAAGCTTTCTTCTATTCTCAACTTAAAGAATTAAAAGAAGCTGGCATTATTTCAAAAGTAAAACTACAATGGCGCGTTAATATGGAAGCCCTTTTAGAGAAAAACGATACAATAAATTAA
- the nrdD gene encoding anaerobic ribonucleoside-triphosphate reductase, whose translation MYVEQLNEQKVIKRDGRKANFDLIKIRNAVEASMKAINLEDETFLEEILLEVVSELPNKTDMTIDEIQHCVENTLMKSTYPDVARAYIEYRHDRDHERENITDMHKSVEKLLQKDKTVVNENANKDATVFNTQRDLTAGAVAKSYALKYMLPKHVSNAHLKGEIHFHDLDYSPYHAMTNCCLIDIEGMLSKGFTIGNANVESPKSIQTATAQIAQIIANVASSQYGGCSVDRIDEVLSVYARLNFEKHKKDAAEWVVPEKQEGYAEEKTRKDIYDAMQSLEYEINTLYTSNGQTPFVTLGFGLGEDWFAREIQKAILKVRIGGVGKDKHTAIFPKLVFSIRRGTNLNAADPNYDIKQLALECSSKRMYPDVLNYDSLVRLTGDFKVPMGCRSFLPAWENENGEHVNAGRNNLGVVTLNIPRIAIQSGGDKDRFWEIFHERMKTVKDALLFRLNRVRQARPENAPILYKYGAFGKRLQDGENVDQLFNKERSTISIGYIGLYEAATVFYGGEWEGDAEAKNFTLDILKELKGYADNWKDEYGYWFSVYSTPSESLTDRFNRLDKEKYGVIKDITDKDYYQNSFHYDVRKKITPFEKIDFEKEYPEFCSGGFIHYCEYPKMVHNTKALEAVWDYSYDRVAYLGTNTPIDKCYECDFEGEFVPTEEGFKCPSCGNTDPEKADVVKRTCGYLGNPMKRPMVHGRHVEISNRVKHMENLGE comes from the coding sequence ATGTACGTGGAACAACTTAATGAACAAAAGGTAATAAAAAGGGATGGCCGTAAAGCAAACTTTGATTTAATTAAAATCCGTAATGCTGTCGAAGCATCTATGAAAGCAATTAATTTAGAGGACGAAACTTTCTTAGAAGAGATTTTGCTTGAGGTTGTAAGTGAATTACCTAACAAAACAGATATGACCATCGATGAAATCCAGCATTGCGTCGAAAATACTTTAATGAAATCGACGTATCCTGATGTAGCGAGAGCTTACATAGAGTACCGCCATGACCGCGACCATGAGCGTGAAAACATCACAGACATGCATAAAAGCGTAGAAAAATTACTACAAAAAGACAAAACGGTAGTCAACGAAAATGCCAACAAAGATGCAACTGTCTTCAACACACAACGTGATTTGACAGCAGGAGCCGTAGCCAAAAGTTACGCATTAAAATACATGCTACCAAAACACGTATCCAACGCCCATTTAAAAGGAGAAATTCACTTTCACGATTTAGACTACAGCCCATACCACGCTATGACAAACTGTTGTTTAATCGACATTGAGGGAATGCTTTCTAAAGGATTTACAATTGGTAACGCCAATGTAGAAAGTCCGAAATCTATCCAAACAGCTACAGCGCAAATTGCTCAAATAATCGCAAACGTAGCAAGTTCGCAGTACGGCGGATGTTCCGTGGATCGAATTGATGAAGTTTTATCCGTTTACGCGCGTTTGAACTTCGAAAAACATAAAAAAGATGCGGCTGAATGGGTCGTTCCAGAAAAACAAGAAGGCTATGCAGAAGAGAAAACACGTAAAGACATTTACGATGCGATGCAAAGCTTAGAATACGAAATCAACACATTATATACAAGTAACGGCCAAACACCGTTCGTAACACTAGGCTTCGGTCTTGGTGAAGATTGGTTCGCCCGCGAAATCCAAAAAGCTATCCTAAAAGTACGGATTGGCGGCGTTGGTAAAGACAAACATACTGCCATTTTCCCGAAATTAGTATTTTCGATTCGCCGCGGAACTAATTTAAATGCAGCAGATCCTAACTATGATATCAAACAATTAGCGCTGGAATGCTCCTCTAAACGGATGTACCCAGACGTACTTAACTACGATTCACTTGTGCGCTTAACAGGCGATTTCAAAGTACCGATGGGCTGTCGTTCTTTCTTGCCAGCTTGGGAAAACGAAAACGGGGAACACGTGAACGCGGGAAGAAACAACCTTGGTGTTGTAACGCTTAACATTCCACGTATCGCTATCCAAAGTGGCGGGGACAAAGACCGTTTCTGGGAAATTTTCCACGAACGCATGAAAACAGTCAAAGATGCACTACTTTTCCGTTTAAATCGCGTACGCCAAGCACGTCCAGAAAATGCACCAATTTTATATAAATACGGAGCATTTGGCAAACGACTACAAGATGGCGAAAATGTCGACCAACTATTTAATAAAGAACGCTCCACTATTTCTATCGGCTATATCGGCCTTTATGAAGCGGCAACTGTATTTTACGGCGGCGAATGGGAAGGCGATGCAGAAGCGAAAAACTTCACGCTTGATATCTTGAAAGAATTAAAAGGCTATGCCGACAACTGGAAAGATGAATATGGCTACTGGTTCAGCGTTTACTCGACACCAAGCGAAAGCCTAACAGACCGTTTCAACCGTTTAGACAAAGAAAAATATGGCGTAATTAAAGACATCACGGATAAAGATTACTACCAAAACTCTTTCCACTACGATGTTCGTAAAAAAATTACACCATTTGAAAAAATTGATTTTGAAAAAGAATATCCAGAATTTTGCTCTGGCGGATTCATTCATTACTGTGAGTATCCAAAAATGGTTCACAACACGAAAGCTCTTGAGGCTGTATGGGATTATTCCTATGATCGCGTAGCTTACCTTGGTACAAATACACCAATCGATAAATGTTACGAATGTGATTTTGAAGGCGAATTTGTCCCAACAGAAGAAGGCTTCAAATGCCCAAGCTGTGGTAATACAGATCCTGAAAAAGCAGATGTTGTAAAACGTACTTGTGGCTACTTAGGTAACCCAATGAAACGCCCAATGGTTCATGGACGTCACGTAGAAATTAGCAATCGCGTGAAACATATGGAGAACTTAGGTGAATAA
- a CDS encoding SMI1/KNR4 family protein: protein MAEYQSQLVRIQAKITTLKEKDVDLNLFGSESHAYKLNQPLSNQTITAFENEHQIALPQGYRAFLEQIGDGGMGPYYGLETLVDGLCSSLDYKAEKYGVQTLSKPFPHTDDWNAPGYKEGMSDEAYDAWQELCFSDKEVFGLLRITNFGCGVSINLVVNGPSYGEIWVDDRNNDNGVYPDFYFGNEERLNFLEWYELWLDKSIEASE, encoded by the coding sequence ATGGCTGAATATCAAAGTCAGCTAGTTAGAATCCAAGCAAAAATCACTACTTTAAAAGAAAAAGATGTTGATTTGAATTTATTTGGTTCAGAAAGCCATGCCTATAAACTCAATCAGCCTTTGTCTAATCAAACTATTACTGCGTTTGAAAATGAGCATCAAATTGCTTTACCACAAGGTTATCGCGCATTTTTGGAACAGATTGGTGATGGTGGAATGGGTCCTTACTATGGTTTAGAAACTCTAGTGGACGGACTTTGTTCTTCTCTTGATTACAAGGCTGAAAAGTATGGTGTGCAAACGCTGAGCAAGCCTTTTCCACATACAGATGACTGGAATGCGCCTGGTTATAAAGAAGGAATGTCCGATGAAGCTTATGATGCTTGGCAAGAACTTTGCTTTTCTGATAAAGAAGTATTTGGACTTCTGCGCATTACTAACTTTGGTTGCGGTGTCTCGATTAACCTTGTTGTAAACGGCCCTTCTTATGGAGAAATTTGGGTGGATGACAGAAATAATGATAATGGCGTCTATCCTGATTTTTACTTTGGGAATGAAGAACGTTTAAACTTTCTTGAATGGTATGAGTTATGGTTAGATAAATCTATTGAAGCAAGTGAATAA
- a CDS encoding FtsX-like permease family protein, producing MKLIKKNKFLIFVLILIYIFSVQFISLNDRMYFVSKQRDALHKQEAISVDYLTNKQLELKENIRLKQEMFQKVRGIYETVMLTEEVDVENIPREIIFVPKQDLKELQFPVFNKSPGKGAWVGKNIIKELTNKNSIEVNGEKIKIIGILGEKGITNGTFDASIVLPYEDYAYLGDSAMSGTISVFDSLATIPDLQKEITSFFSENIESADINDVLRMKTSDIEKIETEMLSFLGTMFLLLGISLILLTFFWLEEHRYEYAIRKLVGATNMTLLKENMMDMLRLVSLTIGIATILHLISVYMDFPFLNQIRFIFYILIISLFCLFTCLVAITTLYYFRKVAAIDIMKEGG from the coding sequence ATGAAACTAATAAAAAAAAATAAATTCTTAATTTTCGTACTTATCTTAATTTATATATTTTCTGTGCAATTTATTAGTTTGAATGATCGTATGTACTTTGTGTCAAAGCAAAGAGATGCACTACATAAACAGGAAGCTATATCAGTAGATTATCTAACAAATAAACAATTAGAATTAAAAGAAAATATAAGATTAAAACAAGAAATGTTTCAAAAAGTTAGAGGGATTTATGAAACAGTTATGCTTACAGAAGAAGTAGATGTTGAAAATATCCCAAGAGAAATAATTTTTGTACCTAAACAAGATTTAAAAGAGCTACAATTTCCTGTTTTCAATAAGAGTCCTGGAAAGGGGGCTTGGGTAGGGAAAAATATTATTAAAGAGTTGACAAATAAAAATAGTATTGAAGTAAATGGTGAAAAAATCAAAATAATAGGAATTTTAGGTGAAAAGGGAATCACCAACGGAACGTTTGATGCGAGTATTGTACTACCTTATGAAGATTATGCATATTTAGGAGACAGCGCGATGTCTGGGACAATTTCTGTGTTTGATTCACTAGCAACAATTCCTGATTTGCAAAAAGAAATAACTTCTTTCTTTTCAGAAAACATAGAAAGTGCAGATATTAATGATGTTTTAAGAATGAAAACCAGCGATATTGAAAAGATAGAGACAGAAATGCTTTCTTTTCTGGGAACGATGTTTTTGTTATTAGGTATTTCCCTTATTCTACTTACATTCTTTTGGCTGGAGGAACATCGTTATGAATATGCTATTCGTAAATTAGTAGGTGCTACCAATATGACACTACTTAAAGAAAATATGATGGACATGCTTAGATTAGTAAGCTTAACTATAGGGATAGCTACAATACTACATCTTATTAGTGTATACATGGATTTTCCTTTTCTTAATCAAATACGTTTTATTTTTTATATTTTAATAATTAGTTTATTTTGCCTATTTACTTGCTTAGTTGCAATTACAACACTTTACTATTTTAGAAAAGTAGCAGCAATCGATATTATGAAAGAAGGGGGCTGA
- a CDS encoding ABC transporter ATP-binding protein: MAQLSLEHIYKIYDNKVTAVSDFNLEIDDKEFIVFVGPSGCGKSTTLRMIAGLEEISKGELSIDGKVMNNVAPKDRDIAMVFQNYALYPHMTVYDNMAFGLKLRKMPKDEIKKRVEHAADILGLTDYLKRKPSALSGGQRQRVALGRAIVRDAKVFLMDEPLSNLDAKLRVQMRAEITKLHQQLDTTMIYVTHDQTEAMTMATRIVIMKDGVIQQVGTPKQVYDHPVNMFVAGFIGSPAMNFFKGRLEGANFIGDDFTIAVPEGKLKLLKDRGFNGKDIVFGIRPEDIHDEPIVIEANPGYTFKATTIVAELTGAEFMLHSRVGTHEFVARVDARSEHQPNEVLTLAFEMSKSHFFDPETEDNLTD; this comes from the coding sequence TTGGCACAATTATCACTAGAACATATTTATAAAATATATGATAACAAAGTAACTGCAGTTTCTGACTTTAATTTAGAAATCGATGACAAAGAATTCATCGTTTTCGTAGGACCATCTGGTTGTGGTAAATCTACAACATTACGTATGATTGCTGGACTAGAAGAAATTTCTAAAGGCGAATTATCGATTGATGGCAAAGTAATGAATAATGTTGCACCGAAAGACCGCGACATCGCAATGGTTTTCCAAAACTACGCATTATACCCACATATGACTGTATATGATAATATGGCATTTGGTTTAAAACTTCGTAAAATGCCGAAAGACGAAATTAAAAAACGTGTGGAGCACGCAGCTGATATTCTTGGCTTAACAGACTACTTAAAACGTAAACCGAGTGCACTTTCCGGTGGTCAACGTCAACGTGTTGCTTTAGGTCGTGCAATCGTTCGTGACGCTAAAGTCTTCTTAATGGATGAACCACTTTCCAACTTGGATGCGAAATTACGTGTGCAAATGCGTGCGGAAATCACCAAACTGCACCAACAATTAGATACTACAATGATTTACGTTACCCATGACCAAACAGAAGCAATGACAATGGCGACTCGTATCGTTATCATGAAAGACGGTGTTATCCAACAAGTTGGTACGCCAAAACAAGTATACGATCACCCAGTGAATATGTTCGTAGCCGGCTTTATCGGTAGCCCAGCAATGAACTTCTTCAAAGGTCGTTTAGAAGGCGCTAACTTTATCGGTGATGATTTCACAATCGCTGTTCCAGAAGGCAAACTTAAACTACTTAAAGACAGAGGATTCAACGGAAAAGATATCGTTTTCGGTATTCGTCCTGAAGATATTCATGATGAACCAATCGTTATTGAAGCAAACCCAGGCTATACGTTCAAAGCAACTACAATCGTTGCCGAACTTACTGGTGCTGAGTTTATGCTTCACAGCCGCGTTGGTACACACGAATTCGTAGCTCGTGTTGACGCTCGCTCTGAACACCAACCAAACGAAGTACTGACTTTAGCATTCGAAATGTCTAAATCTCACTTCTTTGATCCAGAAACAGAAGATAACTTAACTGATTAA
- a CDS encoding glycoside hydrolase family 1 protein produces the protein MEHQKRSPFPKDFLWGSASAAYQIEGAWDADGKGKSVWDEYVRIPGTTFKGTNGDVAVDHYHRYKEDVKLMADAGLKAYRFSIAWTRIFPNGKGEVNEAGLQFYDNLIDELLKYDIEPLVTLYHWDIPQALFDEYGGWESRQVIEDFTNYSTTLFKRYGDRVKYWVSLNEQNIFVGMGYGQALHPPKVSDPKRMYAVNHIANLANASVIKAFHEIVPDGKIGPSFAYTPHYPIDTDPKNVQAADDAEELNSYFWMDMYAFGRYPKAVWKYLEENDIAPVIEDGDMELLASAKPDFMGVNYYQSATVAYNPLDGVGQNNEMNFTGKKGSTKETGIPGVYKKVVNPFVKTTNWDWTIDPKGLQIALRRINSRYALPILITENGLGEFDKLVDGEVNDDYRIDYLSAHATAIRDAISDGVDMLGYCTWSFTDLLSWLNGYQKRYGFVYVDRDVEDDAPMTRIPKKSYYWYKQVIETNGADL, from the coding sequence ATGGAACATCAAAAACGTTCACCATTCCCGAAAGACTTCTTATGGGGTTCTGCATCTGCAGCTTATCAAATCGAAGGAGCATGGGACGCAGACGGCAAAGGTAAATCAGTTTGGGACGAATATGTCCGCATTCCTGGAACTACTTTCAAAGGTACTAATGGCGATGTCGCTGTTGACCATTATCACCGTTATAAAGAGGACGTAAAACTAATGGCTGACGCTGGCCTAAAAGCTTACCGTTTCTCCATTGCTTGGACTCGTATTTTCCCAAATGGTAAAGGCGAAGTGAATGAAGCTGGGTTACAATTTTACGATAACTTAATTGATGAGTTACTTAAATATGATATCGAACCGCTTGTAACGCTTTATCACTGGGATATTCCGCAAGCATTATTTGACGAATACGGCGGCTGGGAATCTCGCCAAGTTATTGAAGATTTCACAAATTATTCCACAACACTTTTCAAACGTTACGGCGACCGCGTTAAATATTGGGTTTCCTTGAATGAGCAAAATATCTTTGTTGGTATGGGTTATGGTCAAGCACTTCACCCGCCAAAAGTTAGCGATCCAAAAAGAATGTACGCAGTAAACCACATTGCGAACTTAGCTAATGCAAGTGTTATCAAAGCTTTCCACGAAATCGTTCCTGATGGGAAAATTGGACCAAGTTTTGCTTACACGCCACATTATCCAATCGACACAGATCCTAAAAACGTTCAAGCTGCTGACGATGCAGAAGAATTAAATAGTTATTTCTGGATGGATATGTATGCTTTTGGTCGTTATCCGAAAGCTGTTTGGAAATATTTAGAAGAAAACGATATTGCGCCAGTTATTGAAGATGGCGATATGGAACTACTTGCGTCTGCAAAACCAGATTTCATGGGCGTGAACTACTATCAATCCGCAACTGTTGCTTACAACCCGCTTGATGGCGTTGGTCAAAACAACGAAATGAACTTCACTGGTAAAAAAGGCAGCACAAAAGAAACTGGTATCCCTGGCGTTTACAAAAAAGTCGTTAATCCTTTTGTAAAAACAACGAACTGGGACTGGACAATCGATCCTAAAGGCTTACAAATTGCGCTTCGTCGTATTAACAGCCGCTATGCTTTACCAATTTTAATTACTGAAAATGGTTTAGGTGAATTTGATAAATTAGTAGATGGCGAAGTAAACGATGACTACCGTATTGACTACCTGAGCGCGCACGCAACTGCTATCCGCGATGCAATCAGTGACGGCGTTGATATGTTAGGATATTGTACTTGGAGCTTCACAGACCTCCTAAGCTGGTTAAACGGCTACCAAAAACGTTACGGTTTCGTTTATGTTGATCGTGATGTAGAAGATGATGCGCCAATGACGCGTATTCCGAAGAAAAGTTATTATTGGTATAAACAAGTGATTGAGACTAATGGAGCAGACTTATAA
- the nrdG gene encoding anaerobic ribonucleoside-triphosphate reductase activating protein, which yields MNNPKPCEWKSNELSRGYIADYKAFNFVDGEGVRCSLYVSGCPFHCEGCYNKAAQSFKYGKPYTKELEDDILKDIGHESVQGLTLLGGEPFLNTATCLSVVKRIRATYGETKDIWSWTGYTWDEMMQETADKLELLSLIDVLVDGRFEQKLFDPNLAFRGSSNQRIIDVQKSLAAGEVVLYEL from the coding sequence GTGAATAATCCAAAACCGTGTGAATGGAAGTCGAATGAATTATCCAGAGGGTATATCGCCGACTATAAAGCATTCAATTTTGTCGACGGGGAGGGCGTCCGGTGCAGTTTATATGTATCCGGATGTCCTTTCCACTGCGAAGGCTGCTACAACAAAGCCGCGCAATCATTTAAATACGGCAAACCTTACACAAAAGAACTAGAAGACGATATCCTAAAAGACATCGGCCATGAAAGCGTCCAAGGCCTAACGTTACTTGGCGGAGAACCATTTTTAAACACCGCCACATGCCTATCCGTCGTAAAACGAATCCGCGCGACATACGGCGAAACAAAAGACATCTGGTCATGGACAGGCTACACTTGGGACGAAATGATGCAAGAAACCGCCGATAAACTCGAACTTCTATCCTTAATAGATGTCCTAGTAGACGGCCGCTTCGAACAAAAACTTTTCGACCCAAACCTAGCATTCCGCGGTTCCAGCAACCAACGAATTATTGACGTGCAGAAATCACTCGCTGCTGGTGAAGTGGTTTTGTATGAATTGTGA
- a CDS encoding HAD family hydrolase, protein MTKKYLICSDIDGTLLRQDQTVSEKTRDLIQTLENDGHIFSISTGRMYPSAREVGLQVSNSGHVIASNGSYAAIRDEQLLKTTLETQAIRSTYDIMSDFDLPLFFFSTNALFYTKEPPAFFRELADKSRLNTGHNSFSLVSINDKGVFDDNMHQFLNAIVVAENEASKLTEVRAALNEANGIRVLSSHHDNLEILPANSDKQTAVEALGKYYDIPRERIITFGDGENDIGMLQYAGTGVAMANASDNVKAAASHLTDTNEADGVYKFLKEFIS, encoded by the coding sequence TTGACTAAAAAATATTTAATTTGTTCCGATATTGATGGCACGTTACTACGCCAAGATCAAACTGTATCTGAAAAAACGCGCGATTTAATTCAAACCTTAGAAAATGATGGACATATTTTCTCTATTTCTACAGGTCGGATGTATCCTTCTGCTCGTGAAGTTGGCCTTCAAGTCAGCAACTCGGGTCATGTTATCGCATCCAACGGCTCTTACGCCGCCATTCGCGATGAACAACTGCTTAAAACCACTTTAGAAACACAAGCGATTCGCTCCACTTACGATATTATGAGCGACTTTGATTTGCCACTGTTTTTCTTCTCTACTAACGCACTTTTCTATACAAAAGAACCACCTGCTTTCTTCCGGGAACTTGCAGACAAAAGCCGCTTAAATACTGGCCATAATAGCTTTTCACTCGTTTCCATTAATGATAAAGGTGTTTTTGATGACAATATGCACCAATTTTTAAATGCGATTGTTGTTGCTGAAAATGAAGCGTCCAAACTAACCGAAGTTCGCGCTGCCTTGAATGAAGCAAATGGCATCCGGGTACTCTCTTCTCACCATGATAACTTAGAAATACTTCCCGCTAATTCGGATAAACAAACAGCCGTTGAAGCACTTGGAAAATATTATGATATTCCGCGCGAAAGAATTATTACTTTTGGTGATGGCGAAAATGACATTGGCATGCTACAATATGCTGGAACTGGTGTTGCGATGGCGAATGCAAGTGATAACGTCAAAGCAGCAGCAAGTCATCTTACTGACACGAATGAAGCAGATGGGGTTTACAAATTTCTAAAAGAATTCATTTCATAA
- a CDS encoding GNAT family N-acetyltransferase produces the protein MKRNYHVKFLNEKDVELAEAVCAASEDYYLIEQDKPASKNDALKIITEIPNGKTRFDKFVLAVLDEKEKPIGLVDIVSDYPRKGRWFIGLLLLTPDARHNGLGKVLHQTIKEWAIDGGADSLALGVLAENDKGRGFFEHLGYTKEETKQASYGGKEQEVSIFTLAIK, from the coding sequence ATGAAACGTAATTATCATGTGAAATTTTTAAATGAAAAAGATGTTGAACTTGCAGAGGCTGTTTGTGCGGCATCAGAAGATTATTATTTAATTGAACAAGATAAGCCCGCATCGAAAAATGATGCATTAAAAATTATCACTGAAATTCCAAATGGGAAAACACGATTCGATAAATTCGTACTAGCAGTGTTGGATGAAAAAGAAAAACCAATAGGCTTAGTAGATATTGTTTCTGATTACCCTCGAAAAGGTCGCTGGTTCATCGGCTTGCTTCTGTTAACCCCAGACGCTCGTCATAATGGCCTTGGAAAAGTGCTTCACCAAACTATCAAAGAATGGGCTATTGACGGCGGGGCAGACTCTTTAGCATTAGGCGTTTTAGCTGAAAATGACAAAGGTCGCGGATTTTTTGAACACCTCGGTTACACGAAAGAAGAAACAAAACAAGCTAGCTACGGCGGTAAAGAACAAGAAGTTAGTATTTTCACTTTAGCCATTAAATAA